A stretch of Henckelia pumila isolate YLH828 chromosome 4, ASM3356847v2, whole genome shotgun sequence DNA encodes these proteins:
- the LOC140863806 gene encoding uncharacterized protein, with product MYLKVSGGFSASMGSTRRLTGPWIEFQLDLSPNSSSSVEIKFEKYLIYNFQASSLENSVKHFVSLANEGKYPKIRALLHKFVKHEKAPPVSSFCHALSTSSDNLCANHIIFDILMSSYVNNTKLDLALESFKRAGDYGFKFSVLSCNSLLGMLVKECRIGSLEFVYKEMIRRRIELNLITFNTMINGLCKAGKLNKARDMVEDMKVRQVLPNVVTYNTLIDGYCKRGGMGKLYQAKMLFKEMMENRVLPNVVTYNILIDGSCKDGSLVSGIKLFRELKEQGLKPSAITFNTLINGLCIGGKIDEAMTLKEDMVKSGLEPNIATYNALINGFAKKNMLTETREFLDEIVKKGIVVNVLTYNTLIDAYCKAGKVEDASSIYYMMLERMMYPNVSTYNSLIGGYFRGGNIEEVNKLLFEMEKNGLKADIITYNIRINAMCKIGQTRNGVRLLDEMSQKGLNPTHVTYNALVASYCHQGNRRAALTMMKRMEKEGKRTNVVTYNVLIKDHCQNGKLEEANRLLNEMLEKGLVPNRITYDIIKEEMVEKGFIPDIDGHLYNDSV from the exons ATGTACCTCAAAGTTTCTGGAGGGTTTTCTGCTTCGATGGGCTCAACCCGAAGGCTAACCGGACCTTGGATTGAGTTTCAATTGGACCTAAGTCCTAACTCTTCATCTTCTGTTGAAATTAAATTCGAGAAGTATCTAATT TATAATTTCCAGGCCAGCTCCCTAGAAAACAGCGTCAAACACTTTGTTTCTCTAGCAAATGAGGGAAAGTATCCAAAGATTCGAGCTTTATTGCATAAATTTGTGAAACATGAAAAAGCTCCCCCAGTTTCTTCATTTTGTCACGCCCTTTCAACTTCAAGTGATAATTTATGTGCTAATCATATCATTTTTGATATATTGATGTCATCTTATGTGAACAACACTAAGCTTGATTTGGCCTTGGAGTCTTTTAAGAGGGCTGGTGATTATGGGTTTAAGTTTTCGGTGCTTTCGTGTAACTCATTGCTGGGTATGTTGGTCAAGGAATGTAGAATAGGGAGCTTGGAGTTTGTGTACAAGGAGATGATCAGGAGAAGGATTGAGTTGAATCTGATCACATTCAACACAATGATCAATGGGTTGTGCAAGGCCGGTAAGTTGAACAAAGCGCGAGACATGGTCGAGGATATGAAGGTTCGGCAGGTACTACCAAATGTGGTTACTTATAATACCTTGATTGATGGGTACTGTAAGAGGGGTGGGATGGGGAAATTGTATCAAGCCAAGATGCTGTTTAAGGAGATGATGGAGAATAGGGTCCTCCCCAATGTGGTCACTTATAACATTCTCATTGATGGGTCTTGCAAGGATGGTAGTCTGGTTTCAGGTATTAAACTGTTTAGGGAATTGAAAGAACAAGGTTTGAAGCCAAGTGCAATAACATTTAATACACTGATTAATGGATTATGCATCGGTGGAAAAATTGATGAGGCAATGACGTTGAAAGAAGACATGGTAAAATCAGGTTTGGAGCCAAATATCGCGACTTATAATGCACTAATTAATGGGTTcgctaaaaaaaatatgttgacGGAAACTAGAGAATTTCTTGATGAGATTGTGAAGAAAGGGATTGTTGTCAATGTACTGACATATAATACTCTGATTGATGCTTATTGCAAAGCTGGTAAAGTGGAAGATGCATCATCTATATACTATATGATGTTAGAGAGAATGATGTATCCTAATGTTTCAACCTATAATAGCTTAATTGGTGGTTATTTTCGCGGAGGAAATATTGAAGAAGTAAATAAGCTTCTGTTCGAAATGGAGAAAAATGGCTTGAAAGCTGATATAATCACCTACAACATAAGAATAAATGCAATGTGCAAGATCGGACAAACAAGGAATGGAGTTAGGCTTCTTGATGAGATGTCTCAAAAGGGGTTGAACCCCACTCATGTAACATACAACGCTTTGGTGGCTAGTTATTGCCACCAAGGAAACCGTAGAGCAgcattgactatgatgaaaagAATGGAAAAAGAAGGAAAGCGAACAAATGTTGTGACATATAATGTGTTGATCAAGGATCACTGTCAGAATGGCAAACTGGAAGAAGCAAATAGACTTCTTAATGAGATGTTGGAGAAAGGATTGGTTCCTAATCGGATAACCTATGATATTATTAAGGAGGAGATGGTGGAAAAAGGATTCATTCCGGACATAGATGGGCACCTTTATAATGATTCGGTTTGA